In Holophagales bacterium, one DNA window encodes the following:
- a CDS encoding acyl carrier protein, giving the protein MTEREALAGIAAVAREHLAYAGELEPSARLVEDLGLDSLRLLTLAAEVENRFQIRLNPEDDAAIATVGDLARAIVAKAGESAGAG; this is encoded by the coding sequence ATGACGGAACGCGAGGCACTCGCCGGGATCGCGGCCGTGGCGCGCGAGCATCTCGCCTACGCGGGCGAGCTCGAACCGTCCGCGCGGCTGGTCGAGGACCTGGGGCTCGACTCCCTGCGCCTGCTCACCCTGGCTGCGGAGGTCGAGAACCGCTTCCAGATCCGGCTGAACCCGGAGGACGACGCCGCGATCGCCACGGTGGGTGATCTCGCCCGTGCGATCGTGGCGAAGGCCGGCGAGTCTGCGGGCGCCGGATGA
- a CDS encoding mechanosensitive ion channel, producing MASWFAALLFAAGAFLALEALYLAVRRSLRKARLRAIYQIWALTVVAAIFLLRSELGLAMPKLWQGFAVAASTLSAFLLYLVLSAAVFQRPVGAQGQALVPKLIRDVLGWLVFASALVTGLAAFGVTEVSTLLVSTTVLSAVLGFALQDVLKNLFAGMAVQAEQPFAAGDWLLLDGRPARVVDMSWRATHLRDNEGVSFFEPNAKLAGERLQNLGNGEQAVGWSFRVGLPYDTPPARARAALLAAAHSAAGVAADPAPQVFLESFGDSSMVYRLRVWTHDVGGIMRFTDAVNSRIWYHLQRARIAIPFPMRTVQWHDAAGEAAHRVDSDLARRQSRIDGLELFAPLAPEQRERLARAAAPLFFDHGEKLVREGEDGDSLFVVDSGQVLVTRAAESGDSQPLILAMLGPGECFGEMSLLTGAPRSATVTAEGGCEVLRLDATSVAPILAADPSVAESLSRLLAAREAATRARLDDRRGRAPLSDDSDHASLLERIRAFFRL from the coding sequence ATGGCTTCCTGGTTCGCCGCTCTCCTCTTCGCCGCGGGCGCTTTCCTGGCGCTCGAAGCGCTCTATCTCGCCGTGCGGCGCAGCCTGCGCAAAGCCCGGCTGCGCGCCATCTACCAGATCTGGGCGCTCACCGTCGTCGCCGCGATCTTCCTGCTGCGCTCCGAGCTCGGCCTCGCCATGCCGAAGCTCTGGCAGGGCTTCGCCGTCGCCGCGTCGACGCTCAGTGCCTTCCTGCTCTACCTGGTGCTCTCCGCCGCCGTGTTCCAGCGACCGGTCGGGGCGCAGGGTCAGGCGCTGGTGCCGAAGCTGATTCGCGACGTGCTCGGCTGGCTGGTCTTCGCCTCGGCGCTCGTGACCGGGCTCGCTGCGTTCGGCGTGACCGAGGTGTCGACGCTCCTCGTCTCGACGACGGTGCTTTCGGCCGTGCTCGGCTTCGCGCTCCAGGACGTGCTCAAGAACCTCTTCGCCGGCATGGCGGTGCAGGCCGAGCAGCCGTTCGCGGCAGGCGATTGGCTGCTGCTCGACGGGAGGCCGGCACGGGTCGTCGACATGTCGTGGCGTGCCACGCATCTGCGCGACAACGAAGGGGTGAGCTTTTTCGAACCGAACGCCAAGCTCGCCGGCGAGCGGTTGCAGAACCTCGGCAACGGCGAGCAGGCCGTGGGCTGGAGCTTCCGTGTCGGCTTGCCGTACGACACGCCCCCGGCCCGAGCGCGCGCCGCTCTGCTCGCCGCGGCCCACAGTGCTGCCGGCGTGGCCGCCGACCCGGCACCGCAGGTCTTCCTCGAGAGCTTCGGCGATTCGTCGATGGTCTACCGGCTGCGCGTCTGGACCCACGATGTCGGCGGGATCATGCGCTTCACCGACGCGGTCAACAGTCGGATCTGGTACCACCTGCAGCGCGCCCGGATCGCCATTCCGTTCCCCATGCGCACCGTGCAGTGGCACGACGCGGCAGGCGAAGCGGCGCACCGGGTCGACAGCGACCTCGCCCGGCGCCAGTCGCGCATCGACGGCCTCGAGCTCTTCGCCCCGCTCGCCCCGGAACAGCGCGAGCGACTCGCCCGTGCCGCCGCCCCGCTCTTCTTCGACCACGGCGAGAAGCTGGTGCGCGAAGGCGAGGACGGCGACTCGCTCTTCGTCGTCGACTCGGGGCAGGTCCTGGTAACGCGAGCCGCCGAGAGCGGCGACTCGCAGCCGTTGATCCTCGCCATGCTCGGCCCCGGCGAGTGCTTCGGCGAGATGTCCCTGCTGACCGGGGCGCCGCGCAGCGCCACGGTAACCGCCGAGGGCGGCTGCGAGGTGCTGCGCCTCGATGCGACGTCGGTCGCGCCCATCCTCGCGGCCGACCCGAGTGTGGCCGAATCGCTCTCGCGCCTCCTCGCCGCTCGCGAGGCGGCGACGCGCGCCCGTCTCGACGACCGGCGCGGGCGCGCGCCGCTCAGCGACGACTCCGACCACGCCTCCCTGCTCGAGCGGATCCGTGCCTTCTTCCGCCTCTGA
- a CDS encoding FAD-dependent monooxygenase, producing MSRDLVIVGGGPAGLALALAARQRGLTVTVVDKRRPPLDKPCGEGIMPAGATMLAQLGVSFRSGEARAFRGIRYLDGDVVAEGDFPPGRHGLGVRRPTLHAVLVAAAERAGAELCWGVEATGLLPGGGVQTVAGPLAARVVAGADGLRSRVRAWTGLAGPEARRRRFGVRRHYRLHPWIDRVEVHWGEGCEACVTPVSDDEVGVALLADGGGRFDELLSRVPALARRLAGAPSSSRDLGAGPFEQSVKGVVAGRVALVGDASGYLDALTGEGLSLAFGQAIDLAAAVAEDDLERYARAHRRRGLQPLAVTRLALLAEAHPGLRRRVVRALAADPELFSRLLAVLDGAAPPSSLGPLRALRFLGHLVHA from the coding sequence GTGAGCCGCGATCTGGTGATCGTCGGCGGCGGACCGGCCGGGTTGGCGCTCGCCCTGGCGGCGCGTCAACGAGGTCTCACGGTGACGGTCGTCGACAAGCGCCGCCCGCCGCTCGACAAGCCCTGCGGCGAGGGGATCATGCCGGCTGGCGCGACGATGCTCGCGCAGCTCGGGGTGTCGTTCCGCTCCGGCGAGGCTCGAGCCTTTCGCGGGATCCGCTACCTCGACGGTGACGTCGTGGCGGAAGGGGACTTCCCGCCGGGCCGACACGGTCTCGGCGTGAGGCGACCGACGCTGCACGCGGTGCTCGTTGCGGCCGCAGAGCGTGCGGGAGCGGAGCTCTGCTGGGGCGTGGAGGCGACCGGGCTCCTCCCCGGCGGGGGAGTGCAGACGGTCGCCGGGCCGCTGGCGGCACGGGTCGTGGCCGGAGCAGACGGGCTCCGCTCGCGGGTCCGGGCCTGGACCGGCCTCGCCGGCCCGGAGGCGAGACGGCGCCGCTTCGGCGTACGCCGCCACTACCGTCTGCATCCCTGGATCGACCGAGTCGAGGTGCATTGGGGCGAGGGCTGCGAAGCGTGCGTCACCCCGGTGAGCGACGATGAGGTCGGTGTCGCCCTGCTTGCCGACGGCGGCGGGCGGTTCGACGAGCTTCTCTCGCGGGTGCCGGCGCTGGCCCGTCGGCTCGCCGGAGCGCCGTCGAGCTCGCGCGACCTCGGCGCCGGGCCGTTCGAGCAGTCGGTGAAGGGCGTCGTCGCCGGGCGGGTCGCGCTCGTCGGCGATGCCTCGGGCTACCTCGACGCGCTCACCGGCGAGGGACTCTCTCTCGCCTTCGGCCAGGCGATCGATCTGGCCGCCGCGGTGGCCGAGGACGACCTCGAACGCTACGCGCGCGCCCATCGGCGCCGCGGCCTGCAGCCGCTTGCGGTGACCCGGCTGGCGCTCCTCGCCGAGGCGCATCCCGGGCTGCGCCGGCGCGTGGTGCGCGCGCTCGCGGCAGACCCCGAGCTCTTCTCGCGACTGCTCGCGGTGCTCGACGGGGCGGCACCGCCGTCGAGCCTCGGGCCGCTGCGGGCGCTGCGCTTCCTCGGTCACCTCGTTCACGCATGA
- a CDS encoding MMPL family transporter, with the protein MTKLVAHRRSVLALGGLLVLAALPGAARLQSDNSPQVFYLAGTPELARYRSMLADFGSDEGVRLVAQGPGLWTQEGLTWLAGLERRVAALPGVDAVAGLAGRHGRDGWPPPSPEAFRDAARADRLDRAFGWIDARGELTTTLALLRPGTVESQRRLFAALEGELENAPAGVRAHLIGARSIDAALDASAAEIQQRYFPLLVLLAVLLLAASFREWRAVALPLVFVGACEALLLGAMGYAGVRLNLILAILPPLVFVIALASAVHLLLACRDLEATGLDGVEATLATYRDKGRAVVWTTLSTLVGFASLAVSPVGPVHDLGFWAGVGIGLLGLGAFTLYPCLLALSHGRPGELPERRVERLAQGLGRALAGRAPRHRTAVLVLYAGTAVAALAGLPRLRVESNALAYLPAHHPVRQRTAELEAHGVGVSTVELLLDADGTDSGFDHPEALAAMLPLVDGLRDEPALLGAVSAGEILEAATRDSPAEGFLPPEALRAETLAALRADAGGARLLAPFLTADGRRARITLFVRTVGAEAIAPLRERAEAAARAAFPRAQVALSGQYLLLLDMQRYLLSTLGGSLAVTVPVLFATFLLLLRRVGLALRALAPNLWPVLAVFGLMGWSGVPLDVATVMVASVTLGLVVDDTIHTLAHYREERDRLGSGEAIAGRLEQTAPAYLLTGLILMGGFGVCALSDFAPTARFGLLSAAAIAVALAADLLLVPVLFGESATTPRE; encoded by the coding sequence ATGACGAAGCTGGTCGCGCACCGGCGATCCGTTCTCGCGCTTGGCGGCCTGCTCGTCCTCGCGGCACTTCCCGGGGCGGCGCGTCTCCAGTCCGACAACTCCCCTCAAGTCTTCTACCTCGCCGGAACGCCGGAGCTCGCCCGCTATCGATCGATGCTCGCCGACTTCGGCAGCGACGAAGGGGTGCGTCTGGTGGCTCAGGGACCAGGCCTCTGGACGCAAGAGGGGTTGACCTGGCTCGCCGGCCTCGAGCGCCGTGTCGCGGCGCTTCCCGGCGTCGACGCCGTCGCCGGGCTCGCCGGGCGACACGGACGGGACGGCTGGCCCCCGCCGAGCCCGGAGGCGTTTCGCGACGCGGCACGCGCCGATCGACTCGACCGCGCCTTCGGCTGGATCGATGCTCGCGGCGAGCTGACGACGACGCTCGCACTGCTCCGGCCGGGCACCGTCGAGTCCCAGCGACGGCTCTTCGCGGCGCTCGAAGGCGAGCTGGAGAACGCGCCGGCGGGAGTCCGAGCCCATCTCATCGGTGCGCGCTCGATCGACGCCGCGCTCGACGCGTCGGCGGCCGAGATCCAGCAGCGCTACTTCCCGCTGCTCGTCCTGCTCGCCGTCCTGCTGCTCGCGGCGAGCTTCCGCGAGTGGCGAGCCGTGGCGCTGCCGCTCGTCTTCGTCGGCGCCTGCGAGGCGCTGCTCCTCGGGGCGATGGGCTACGCGGGTGTCCGGCTCAACCTCATCCTGGCGATTCTCCCGCCGCTCGTCTTCGTCATCGCCCTGGCCTCGGCAGTGCACCTGCTGCTCGCCTGCCGCGACCTCGAGGCGACCGGCCTCGACGGCGTGGAGGCGACGCTGGCGACCTATCGCGACAAGGGACGCGCGGTCGTCTGGACGACGCTCTCGACCCTCGTCGGCTTCGCTTCGCTCGCGGTGAGCCCGGTCGGTCCGGTGCATGACCTCGGGTTCTGGGCCGGGGTCGGGATCGGCTTGCTGGGCCTCGGAGCGTTCACGCTCTATCCCTGCCTGCTCGCGCTCTCTCACGGCAGGCCGGGTGAGCTGCCCGAGCGGCGTGTCGAACGCCTGGCCCAAGGACTCGGCCGCGCCCTCGCCGGGAGGGCACCGCGTCACCGGACGGCGGTTCTGGTTCTCTACGCCGGCACCGCCGTGGCGGCGCTCGCCGGACTGCCGCGACTGCGGGTGGAGAGCAACGCCCTCGCCTACCTGCCGGCGCACCACCCGGTGCGACAACGCACCGCCGAGCTCGAGGCTCACGGTGTCGGCGTCTCGACCGTCGAGTTGCTGCTCGACGCGGACGGGACGGACTCGGGGTTCGATCACCCCGAGGCGCTCGCTGCCATGCTGCCGCTCGTCGACGGCCTGCGCGACGAGCCGGCTCTGCTCGGGGCGGTCTCGGCCGGCGAGATCCTGGAGGCGGCGACGCGCGACTCTCCCGCCGAGGGCTTCCTGCCTCCCGAGGCGCTGCGTGCCGAGACCCTGGCGGCGTTGCGTGCCGATGCTGGCGGCGCCCGCCTGCTCGCACCGTTCCTCACCGCCGACGGTCGCCGCGCGCGGATCACGCTCTTCGTCCGCACGGTGGGGGCCGAGGCGATCGCGCCGCTGCGCGAGCGGGCCGAGGCGGCCGCTCGCGCGGCCTTCCCGAGAGCGCAGGTCGCGCTCTCCGGCCAGTACCTGCTGCTGCTCGACATGCAGCGCTACCTGCTCTCGACCCTTGGCGGCTCGCTCGCCGTGACGGTGCCCGTGCTCTTCGCGACCTTCCTGTTGCTGCTCCGCCGTGTCGGCCTCGCCCTGCGCGCGCTCGCGCCGAACCTCTGGCCGGTGCTCGCCGTCTTCGGGCTGATGGGCTGGTCGGGCGTTCCGCTCGACGTCGCGACGGTGATGGTCGCGTCGGTCACCCTCGGGCTGGTGGTGGACGACACCATCCACACCCTGGCGCACTACCGCGAGGAACGGGATCGGCTCGGGAGCGGCGAAGCGATCGCCGGCCGGCTCGAACAGACGGCACCCGCCTACCTGCTGACCGGGCTCATCCTGATGGGCGGTTTCGGCGTCTGTGCGCTCTCCGACTTCGCGCCGACCGCGCGCTTCGGTCTGCTCTCGGCGGCGGCGATCGCCGTGGCGCTCGCCGCCGACCTGCTGCTCGTGCCGGTGCTCTTCGGGGAGAGCGCGACGACACCGCGAGAGTGA
- a CDS encoding fatty acyl-AMP ligase encodes MSDDTLQHWLARAARSAGGRERGLHLLDRDERERLLSWGEIEAQAHRVAGGLQELGVRPGECIALLFPTSEEFFAAFFGTLLAGAVPAPLYPPVRLGRLAEYHERTAAMLGAVAAPLVLTGREVGRILGETLARARPRLGARRLDELPHASGAPHLGAPEELALVQFSSGTTVEPKPVALSQRAVLAQTLALNAFWPDEPGVTHAGCSWLPLYHDMGLIGCVFPALERAADLTLLPPEQFLARPALWLRAIARSRATISPAPNFAYALCVERVRDEELAGVDLSGWRVALDGAETVVPEVLRRFAARFAPWGFRAEALTPVYGLSEAALAVTFSELGRPWRSAWFERDALAQRGEAVTCEPPERGAGAISAVEIVSVGRPLPGFAVEIRDEHGGVLPQARVGRIWVRGPSLMEGYLGRPEASARALRDGWLDTGDRGVWLDGDLFLTGREKDVILVRGSNHAPDEIEQALAGIPGWRAGCAAAVSYLPPGAATEQILLFVEHARGATATARESLPPACARAVLAATGLAVSRVAVLAPGTLPRTSSGKIRRQETLRRFLAGTLVRPAAVNPLTLAWALLRSRWARWREDNRRGRTESE; translated from the coding sequence ATGAGTGACGACACGCTGCAGCACTGGTTGGCCCGGGCCGCCCGCTCGGCGGGCGGCAGGGAGCGTGGGCTGCACCTGCTCGATCGCGACGAGCGCGAACGGCTCCTGTCCTGGGGCGAGATCGAGGCGCAGGCGCACCGCGTCGCCGGCGGGCTGCAGGAGCTCGGTGTCCGCCCCGGAGAGTGCATCGCGCTGCTCTTTCCGACGTCGGAGGAGTTCTTCGCCGCCTTCTTCGGCACGCTGCTCGCCGGGGCCGTGCCGGCGCCGCTCTACCCGCCGGTGCGTCTCGGGCGTCTTGCCGAATACCACGAGCGCACCGCGGCAATGCTCGGCGCGGTCGCGGCCCCGCTCGTTCTCACCGGTCGCGAGGTCGGGAGGATCCTCGGCGAGACCCTCGCCAGGGCTCGTCCGCGGCTCGGCGCCCGCAGGCTCGACGAGCTGCCGCACGCGAGCGGCGCGCCGCACCTCGGCGCGCCCGAAGAGCTCGCCCTGGTGCAGTTTTCCTCTGGAACGACGGTCGAACCGAAGCCGGTGGCGCTCTCCCAGCGCGCCGTGCTGGCGCAGACCCTGGCGCTCAACGCCTTCTGGCCGGACGAGCCGGGAGTGACCCACGCCGGCTGTTCCTGGCTGCCGCTCTACCATGATATGGGGCTGATCGGCTGCGTCTTCCCGGCGCTCGAACGGGCGGCGGATCTCACCCTGCTGCCGCCCGAGCAGTTCCTCGCTCGTCCGGCGCTCTGGTTGCGCGCCATCGCGCGCTCCCGGGCGACGATTTCGCCAGCGCCGAACTTCGCCTACGCGTTGTGTGTCGAACGGGTGCGCGACGAGGAGCTCGCCGGCGTCGATCTCTCCGGCTGGCGGGTCGCGCTCGACGGTGCCGAGACCGTGGTTCCCGAAGTCCTCCGCCGCTTCGCCGCGCGGTTCGCGCCGTGGGGATTTCGCGCCGAGGCGCTGACGCCGGTCTACGGACTCTCGGAAGCGGCGCTCGCCGTGACCTTCTCGGAGCTCGGCCGACCCTGGCGCAGCGCCTGGTTCGAGCGCGATGCCCTTGCGCAGCGCGGCGAGGCGGTGACGTGCGAGCCGCCAGAGCGCGGTGCCGGCGCGATCTCGGCCGTCGAGATCGTCTCGGTCGGCCGCCCCCTTCCCGGCTTCGCCGTGGAGATCCGCGACGAGCATGGCGGTGTTCTTCCCCAAGCGCGGGTCGGCCGGATCTGGGTGCGCGGGCCCTCGCTCATGGAGGGCTACCTCGGCCGCCCCGAGGCGAGCGCGCGGGCCCTGCGGGACGGCTGGCTCGACACCGGCGACCGCGGTGTCTGGCTCGACGGCGATCTCTTCCTCACCGGACGGGAGAAGGACGTGATCCTGGTGCGTGGCAGCAACCACGCGCCGGACGAGATCGAACAGGCGCTCGCCGGAATCCCGGGGTGGCGCGCCGGCTGTGCGGCAGCGGTCTCCTACCTGCCTCCCGGGGCGGCGACCGAGCAGATTCTGCTCTTCGTCGAGCACGCCCGCGGCGCCACCGCCACCGCGCGCGAGTCCCTGCCGCCGGCGTGCGCGCGCGCGGTGCTGGCGGCCACCGGTCTCGCGGTGTCGCGTGTCGCCGTCCTCGCTCCGGGGACGCTGCCGCGCACCTCGTCGGGGAAGATCCGGCGCCAGGAGACGCTGCGACGTTTCCTCGCGGGGACGCTCGTTCGGCCCGCGGCGGTGAACCCGCTGACGCTGGCGTGGGCGCTGCTGCGCTCGCGATGGGCGAGGTGGCGGGAGGATAATCGGCGGGGTCGGACCGAGAGCGAGTAA
- a CDS encoding glycosyltransferase family 2 protein, with the protein MIAGSRVCVVLPAYNAAATLARTVSELPRDVVDRILLVDDASGDRTVELARELGLETHVHSANRGYGGNQKTCYGQALDGPEEIVVMLHPDYQYSPRLVAAMASMVASGEYDVVLGSRLLGGGALAGGMPLYKYVANRALTFVQNLLLGHRLSEYHTGYRAFRRDVLESLPLGENSDDFVFDAEILAQAMLAGYRIGELSCPTRYFPEASSINFHRSVRYGFGVLRVALAGWLHRTGLRTARFLDPHGRRLPRGDER; encoded by the coding sequence ATGATCGCCGGGTCGAGAGTCTGCGTGGTGCTGCCGGCGTACAACGCCGCGGCGACGCTCGCCCGCACCGTTTCGGAGCTGCCGCGTGACGTGGTCGACCGAATCCTCCTGGTCGACGACGCGAGCGGCGACCGAACCGTCGAGCTCGCCCGCGAGCTGGGACTCGAGACCCACGTCCATTCGGCGAATCGCGGATACGGCGGCAACCAGAAGACCTGCTACGGGCAGGCGCTCGACGGGCCGGAGGAGATCGTCGTGATGCTCCATCCGGACTACCAGTACTCGCCGCGCCTGGTCGCGGCGATGGCCTCGATGGTGGCGAGCGGCGAGTACGACGTCGTGCTCGGCTCGCGTCTGCTCGGCGGCGGAGCGCTTGCCGGCGGCATGCCGCTCTACAAGTACGTCGCCAACCGCGCCCTGACCTTCGTGCAGAACCTGCTGCTCGGTCACCGGCTTTCGGAGTACCACACCGGGTACCGCGCCTTTCGCCGCGACGTGCTCGAAAGCCTGCCGCTCGGCGAGAACTCCGACGACTTCGTCTTCGACGCCGAGATCCTGGCGCAGGCAATGCTCGCCGGTTATCGCATCGGCGAGCTCTCCTGCCCGACGCGCTACTTTCCCGAGGCCTCGTCGATCAACTTCCACCGTTCGGTCCGCTACGGTTTCGGCGTCCTGCGCGTCGCGCTTGCCGGGTGGTTGCACCGGACCGGCCTCCGCACGGCGCGATTCCTCGACCCGCACGGGCGGCGTTTGCCGCGTGGGGACGAGCGGTGA
- a CDS encoding PQQ-dependent sugar dehydrogenase, with the protein MRSHSSRRSCVRVLLALVSCCAVFASSAHAALQLAQMITGLNAGTYAGDAPIAYVDPDDGTAHRLVVMHNGRILLYESGGLRATPFLDLSTETGSGKVLKSGSSSERGLLALAVHPSFRQNGYFYVYYTSTNWDGADPITTGDIVVERYTRSLVDPNLADPATAQVVLRIPHSASNHNGGWLAFGPLDGLLYVSTGDGGGGCDSTGPAAGVGSDPLMPPGNAWRYDGSHYNPVQTHPGTYLLGKILRLDVSGDDYPADALRNYSIPPTNPFAGATFGADEIWARGLRNPFRFSFDRATGDLWVGDVGQSRGEEIDYVPAATPAGQNFGWVCREGLEPSNLSPSSCTVTNCPADTTGLLQPIRAEDGNAGGWCSIMGGYRYRGSQIASLAGIYLYSDYCLGNVWKATPAAPWDFALAVNHSSGTYAFGQDHLGELYIVNGSAGTVSCFHDGEVASNACFWKLWTGFGEDTFESGDLTRWSSQTP; encoded by the coding sequence ATGCGATCCCATTCCAGCAGGCGCTCCTGTGTCCGCGTTCTCCTCGCGCTGGTTTCCTGCTGCGCCGTGTTCGCGTCGTCCGCCCACGCCGCGCTCCAGCTCGCGCAGATGATCACCGGTCTCAACGCCGGCACCTACGCCGGGGACGCGCCGATCGCCTATGTCGACCCCGACGACGGAACGGCCCACCGGCTGGTCGTCATGCACAACGGCCGCATCCTTCTCTACGAATCGGGCGGACTGCGCGCGACCCCGTTCCTCGACCTCTCGACAGAAACCGGGTCCGGAAAGGTCCTCAAGTCCGGCTCCTCGAGCGAGCGCGGCCTGCTCGCGCTCGCCGTGCACCCGAGCTTCCGCCAGAACGGGTACTTCTACGTCTACTACACCTCGACGAACTGGGACGGCGCCGACCCGATCACCACCGGCGACATCGTCGTCGAGCGCTACACCCGGAGCCTCGTCGACCCGAACCTCGCCGATCCGGCGACCGCCCAGGTGGTGCTGCGCATCCCGCACTCGGCAAGCAACCACAACGGCGGTTGGCTCGCCTTCGGTCCCCTCGACGGCCTGCTCTACGTCTCGACCGGCGACGGCGGCGGCGGCTGCGACTCGACCGGCCCGGCAGCCGGCGTCGGCAGCGATCCCCTGATGCCTCCAGGGAACGCGTGGCGCTACGACGGTTCGCACTACAACCCGGTGCAGACCCATCCGGGAACCTACCTGCTCGGCAAGATCCTGCGGCTCGACGTGTCGGGCGACGACTATCCGGCCGACGCCCTGCGCAACTACTCGATCCCGCCGACCAACCCCTTTGCCGGCGCCACCTTCGGAGCCGACGAGATCTGGGCCCGCGGGCTGCGCAATCCGTTCCGCTTCAGCTTCGATCGCGCCACGGGCGACCTGTGGGTCGGCGACGTCGGCCAGAGCCGTGGCGAGGAGATCGACTACGTTCCGGCCGCGACGCCGGCCGGTCAGAACTTCGGCTGGGTCTGCCGCGAGGGGCTCGAGCCGTCGAACCTCTCGCCGTCGAGCTGCACGGTGACCAACTGCCCGGCCGACACCACCGGCCTGCTCCAGCCGATCCGGGCCGAGGACGGCAATGCCGGCGGCTGGTGCTCGATCATGGGCGGCTATCGCTATCGCGGCAGCCAGATCGCATCTCTGGCCGGCATCTACCTGTATTCCGACTACTGCCTGGGCAACGTCTGGAAGGCCACACCGGCCGCACCTTGGGACTTCGCGCTCGCGGTCAATCACTCGAGCGGGACCTATGCCTTCGGCCAGGACCACCTGGGCGAGCTCTACATCGTCAATGGCTCGGCGGGCACGGTCTCCTGCTTCCACGACGGCGAGGTCGCGTCGAACGCCTGCTTCTGGAAACTCTGGACCGGCTTCGGCGAGGACACCTTCGAGTCCGGCGACCTCACCCGTTGGAGCTCGCAGACCCCCTGA
- a CDS encoding type III polyketide synthase produces MRIAGVGHAFPPHYYGQEELLAAFRQQWSERYFNLERIESLHRNVLVGGRHLAIPIADYPRLDGFGAANDAWIRVATEVGAEALSKALADAGLAPGDLDTLLFVTVTGVATPSIDARLINRLALRPDLKRLPIFGLGCVAGAAGLARAADAVRAWPGEVAALLSVELCSLTLQREDLSIPNLIASGLFGDGAAAVVLVGEAHPAAPAAKGPRIVATRSVFYPDSERVMGWDISERGFQIVLSAEVPKVVEEHLRSDVDAFLASRGLGRRDIVSWVCHPGGPKVLQAMEAALELPPAALELTWRSLRGVGNLSSSSVLLVLGDTLAERRPPRGSLGMLLALGPGFCSELVLLEW; encoded by the coding sequence ATGCGCATCGCCGGCGTCGGCCACGCCTTTCCGCCGCACTACTACGGTCAGGAGGAGCTGCTCGCGGCCTTCCGCCAGCAGTGGAGCGAGCGGTATTTCAACCTCGAGCGGATCGAGTCGCTCCACCGCAACGTGCTCGTCGGCGGCCGCCACCTTGCGATTCCCATCGCCGACTACCCGCGCCTCGACGGATTCGGAGCCGCCAACGACGCCTGGATCCGCGTCGCCACCGAGGTGGGAGCAGAGGCGTTGTCCAAGGCGCTCGCCGACGCCGGCCTCGCCCCGGGCGACCTCGACACCTTGCTGTTCGTCACGGTGACCGGGGTTGCGACCCCGTCGATCGATGCGCGGCTGATCAACCGGCTTGCCCTGCGTCCCGACCTCAAGCGACTGCCGATCTTCGGCCTCGGCTGCGTGGCGGGAGCGGCGGGGTTGGCACGCGCCGCCGACGCCGTGCGAGCCTGGCCGGGCGAGGTCGCGGCGCTCCTGTCGGTCGAGCTCTGCTCGCTGACGTTGCAGCGCGAGGACCTGTCGATCCCCAACCTCATCGCCTCAGGCCTCTTCGGCGACGGAGCGGCCGCCGTGGTCCTGGTCGGCGAGGCTCATCCCGCGGCCCCGGCGGCGAAGGGCCCGCGGATCGTCGCGACGCGCTCGGTCTTCTATCCAGACTCGGAGCGCGTGATGGGCTGGGACATCTCCGAGCGGGGGTTCCAGATCGTTCTCTCGGCCGAGGTTCCGAAGGTCGTCGAGGAGCACCTGCGGAGCGACGTCGACGCCTTCCTCGCCAGCCGCGGCCTCGGCCGCCGCGACATCGTCTCCTGGGTCTGCCACCCCGGCGGGCCGAAGGTGCTCCAGGCCATGGAGGCCGCACTCGAGCTCCCGCCCGCCGCCCTCGAGCTCACCTGGCGAAGCCTGCGCGGGGTCGGCAACCTCTCGTCTTCCTCCGTGCTGCTGGTGCTCGGCGACACGCTCGCCGAACGGCGCCCACCTCGCGGGAGCCTCGGAATGCTGCTGGCGCTCGGCCCCGGCTTCTGCTCCGAGCTGGTGCTGCTCGAGTGGTAA